CTGCCGACCAACGCCAGGGCGCCGCGCCTGCTCATCGTCGGTTCGGCCGGGTCGGTGGCCACCAAGCCGTCGACATCGGGCGGCTCCAGACGGGTGTCGGCGCGGCCGGTGCGCAACACGTCGTGCAGTGACAGCGACCGTAATCCGGTGACCATCCGCGGCAGCTTGATCGCGATGTGCATCAGGAACCCGGTGATGAAGACCCACGCGCCGAAGTAGTGCGCGTCGTAGAAGCTGAACCCGAAGATGTAGTCGTACTGGATGTTCAGCACGCCGGTGACAATCTCGAACAGGATCCCGCCGACCAGCATCACCAGCGACACTCGCTCCAGCAGCGCAGCGGCCGACCGTGCCGGTGGCCAGGCGAACAGCCGCGGGATCACCGACCACAACTTGGCCAGTACAACCGGGATGATCACCAGTCCGAGACCCACGTGGATGCCCTGCGTCAAGCGGTACAGCCACGACGGTCGGGTGGGCCAGACGAACAACGGCAGTCGCAGCCACCCGACGTCCGCCGGGATGGCCTGGCCGAATTGCGGCGCGTAGGCGATATAGGACAGCAGCCCGGTGATCGTGATGATCGGCAGCGCCACCAACAGCACCAGCCCGAACACCGACGTCAGCCACGGGCCACGCAGCGGGCTCCGAAAATGGATGAGCAACCGGTCACCCAACCCGCTCATGGCGCGGCCAGGCTGGCGATCACCCGACCGCCGATCAGCCGAACGCCGGTCAACGTCAGTCCGACTTGGGCCGCCAGTGCGGCAGCGCTGTCCACCCCGACCGATGCCCAGCGGAACCACGGCCCGACATCGCAGGCCGACTCCAGCCGCACCCAGCGCGCGCGGATGCCGATGGCGTCGGCCTCGAATTCGGCCACGCAGCGCCCGCCGCGGCGCAGCAGCTCGGCGGCGCGCGCCAGAATCCGCCGCGGGTCTCCGCCCAGGCCGACATTGCCGTCGACCAGCAGCACCGTCTGCCACCGGCCCATGCCGGGCAGCGGCTCGAACACGTCGCCCAGCAGGGCCGGCGCGCCGACGCGCCCGGCCAGCCGGATCGCGGTCGCGGACCGGTCGATGCCGAGTGCGGGTATCCCCCGCTCAAACAGCCGCGCCACCAATCGTCCTGGCCCGCAGCCGAGCTCAATCGTCGGCCCGCTGCACATCTGGGTGACGGCTTCGTCGAAGACCTCGTCGAGGGCATCGACCAATCCGCCGTTCGGGGAGCACCGTGCGCCCAGCCAGCGGTGCGCCGGCAGCACCCGAACCTCGCCGTCTTCATGGCGAATCCAACACTGCTCGCCGGCGAGCGCCCGATCGTAGAGGTGTCCCAGCATGTCCGCCTTTCGCCTCGCGTCCGACCAGGGCGGCCCGTAATTCCGGGCCACTGGAGTGTTGCAACCGAACCCGCACACCACTGACACGGGCGAGGCCAGCGTTTGGATCACCCGGATCGATACCCCGATCCCTCGTCAGCTAACCAGGCCGAAGAGGGTCGGTCCACCGCCTGGGCGAAACCGTCCGCCGAAGTGATTCGGCGCCGAGGCGGGCTTGGACGGGTCCGGATCCCAGCGTTCAGCTCACACCAATGACGTGGCGTCGCAGCGCCGGACGTAAGCCGCCCAGGTCACCGCGACGCAGATCAGGTAGAACACCAAGAACACCCAGAAGGCGGTGGTCGCGGATTTAGCGGGTCCCGCGTAGGACGTGCGCAGCACTACGTTGATGCCGACGCCCCCCAAAGCGCCGACCGCGCCGGCGATGCCGATCAACGCGCCCGACATCGAACGCTCCCACCCGATTACGTCGACCGGCGAAAGATCTTACAGTGCAAGCGATTTCGCGGCAAATATGGACGGGCTGCCTCCCCGATTGGCGTTCGCTTCCGAAGCTACGGGGAGCGTGTTTCGGAAGTATTTCCGCGGATTGTCTGCGCGACTACCACCGGCTCACGCCGCCGCGCGCGCCGTGCCAGACGAACGGCGACGCCGCTCGTTGCCTGATTTCGGATGGGTGATACTGGATCGGTGCCGAACAGCGACGTTCACCCAGATCTACGCCGGATCGCGCGCATCGCGCCGCGACAAATGGTCAGTCGCCGCAGTCTGTCCACCATCCGGGTGCTGACCAAGCTGCGGGAGCGCCGCAATCCCGGCGCGTCCCGCCATGCCGAAGTGATCACCCTCGGTTCTGGAGTCGGCATCCGGCTGTTCCGGCCATCCGGTGTCGCCGCGCCCGCACCGGCACTGCTGTGGATACACGGCGGCGGATATGTGATGGGCAGCCCGCAACAAGACGATCGGGTGTGCCACGGGTTCAGCACCAGGCTGGGCATCACCGTCGCGGCGGTCAAATACCGCCTGGCCCCCGAACATCCGTATCCCACCCCGCTCGAGGACTGCTATGCGGCACTGACCTGGCTGGCCGGGCTGCCCGCGGTGGAGCGGACGCGGGTGGCGATCGGTGGCGCCAGTGCAGGTGGCGGTCTTGCGGCGGCGCTGGCGTTGCTGGCCCGGGACCGCGGCGAGGTCGCACCGCTGTTCCAGCTGCTGGCCTACCCGATGCTCGACGATCGCAGCTCGCTGACGGCCGAGAACCCGGACCACCGCCTGTGGAACACCCACAGCAACCGGTTCGGCTGGTCGGCGTATCTGGGCGACGCCGATCCGCAGGTCGCCGTACCGGCCCGCCGCGGCGATCTCGCCGGGTTGGCGCCGGCCTGGATCGGCGTCGGGACGCACGACCTGTTTCACGACGAAGACCTCGCCTATGCCGATCGCCTGCGGGCCGCCGGAGTGCCGTGCGAGGTGGAGACCATCCCCGGCGCCTTCCACGGATTCGACCTGGTGGCACCGAAAGTGCAAGTGTCGCAGCGCTTCTTCGACAGCCAGTGCGAGGCCCTGCGCGAGGCGCTGGCCGCCGCGCGCTAGTCCGCGGGATAGGCGATGGCGCCGCCGATGATCGTCGCGGCCACCAGCTCGGCGTCCAGCTCGGCGAGCACCATCGTGGGCTGCGCGGCCAGCACGCATAGGTCGGCCGGCTGTCCAACGTCGACGACCCGGGGCCGGCTCGGCTGATCGGCTGATCCCAGGAACATCGTCAAAGCGTCCGTCGCCGAGACACATTCGTCGACGCCTAGCACCGCACCGCTGGGCGTGGTGCGGTGTACCGCGGCACGCATCGCCGCCCACGGGTCACCGCGGCCGAACGGCATGTCGGTCGATAGTGCCAGGCGCACCTTGGCTTTTCGCAGCGACGCGACCCGCCACAGCGTGGCGTGCTCGGCAGCGGGAATCTCGGCGAGGTACTGATCGCCACGTTCGGTGACGAAGTTGGGCTGGGTCACCACGGTGAGCCCATCGGACTGGGAAAGGTCCGCGAGGTCGGCAAGGTTGTCGTCTTCGACGACCGCGGCGTGCTCTATTCGGTCCAGCCGATGGCTGCCGGCGGCGCGCAATGCCGCGATGGTGACCACCAACTGGGCCGTGGTCACGCAGTGCACGGCAACCGGTCTTCCCTCGGCGTGGTGGTCGGCGATCCATTCGGTCAGCGCATCCAGGTCGAGGCGGTCGTCGTGCAGTATCTTCTTGCCCGGGGCCAAGAAAGACGGCCGCGGCCCGAACTCTCCGTGCCGGTGCGCCACCAACAATGACACCATGTCGTCCGCGTCGAGATCCGGTGTGGCATCGGTGACTCCGGTGACGCCAACCGCGGTGAGGCGCCGGCTGAGCTCGGTGAGGTCGCTGTTTTGGCGCTGCAGCGCGTCGGACCAACGGTCGCTGGCGCGCAGCCGCCCGTCGGGGTGATCGGCCATTCCGAGCAGGTGCAGTGCGACGGAATTGAGGATCCACAAGGCGCCGCTGCGGTGCTGGACGCGGACCGGACTGCCGGCCACGATGGCGTCCAGCGCGGCGCGATCCAGCTCACCGGCAACGGATTCGTGGTAGCCGATCGCCCGGATCCATCCGTCGGCGTTCGGTGTAGCCAACGACAGGTGTTGTACCAGTTGATCTTTGGTGCGGACGCGGGGCGGTCCTAGCATCAGCGAATCCATCGCCGCGGCGGCCGAGCGCAGATGCACGTGGTGGTCGTGCAGGCCGGGTAGCACGGTCGCGCCATGCGCGTCGAGCACGGTCTCGCCGCTCCTGAATTCGAGGTCGTCGCCCATCTCCTCGATCCGCGCGCCGACCCGGATGTCGGTCACCGTGCCGTCCAGCAGTGTCGCTCGCTGAATCAGCATGGCAGGAAACGTCTTTCGCTGACGATCCGGCGTACGGCATCGTTGTCCGCGCCCAGTTCGGCGGCCCGGCGGTGCGACGGCGGCGGCTGTGGCGGCGGCGCCGGGCATTCCGACGCCGACGCCGTGCCGGGCAGGGCCGCATAGCCCGCGGCGATCCCCGCCATCGACAGCTGGATCAACTCGCCGCCACCGCGGGCCAGCGATTCGGCCACGGCCACGGCGGCTTGCAGGCCGGTGAGCGGATCGGCGATGGCGTCCCCGCAGAACACCGGGCCATCTCCGCCGACACCGACCAGGCCGCCGGCCACCGCAGCGTCGTCGCCGAATGCGGACCTGCCGGGGTTCTGGTCATACCCGCTGATACGCAACCAGATTCGGCCCGCTCGCGGCGCAAGACGGTCCGGGCCCAAACCCCGCCGCGCCAGCGCCGCGGGCCGCGAGCCCTCGATCACGATGTCGGCGACCGCAAGCAGCTCGCGCAGCTCGTCGGCCTGGCCCTCGAAATCGAGGCAATAGGAGAGCTTTTCGGCGTTCATCCAGTCGAAGAATTCGCGATTCCCGGCCCGGGTGCCGTCCGGGCGTTGTGGGCTTTCGACTTTGACGACGGTGGCTCCGGCGCGGGCCAGCAGCTGCCCGCAGAGCGGGCCGGCCCACATCGACGACAGGTCGGCCACCAGCAGGCCCGCGACACCCCGGGCGGCGCCCGTGCTGCCCAGTCGCTCGACCCGCCCCGGCGCCTCGGCGGCCTCGCCCAGGCCGGCCGCCGGCATGTCGAGCAGACTTGTCCGCTCGATGATCGACGAGACGAGACGCGTTGCGGCCCAACGCTGCAGCGTTGGCCAGGGATCGGCGGGCACCTCGTCAACTTCCAATAGCGCGGGGACGGCGGCAATGTCGTCGGGGCGCGACAGCGTGAGGGCGCACCAACCGTCGCGCGCCGAGAGCAGCCGGGTAGCACCGCCGGCCGAAATCCGGCCGCCGCGGCTCAATCCGAGCAATCCGGCCCGGCCGGCCAGCAGCGTGGCGGCATCGACGGTGATGCCCAGATGACCGCCGACCGCCGTCGCGACCTGCTCGGCGCGGGCCAGCACCTCGGCGCGAGAGAAGTCCGGCGGCCCGCCGGGCAGGCCGGTCAGGCAGGCCAGCCCGCTGCTTCCCCACCGGGATGCCGCGTTGCTCACCTGGACCATTGTGCGCGCGGTTCAGAAGTGCAGCGCGCGCAGTCGCCAGTCCAGCACCGGCCGCTCGGGCTGTTCGGCCCCGTCACCGACCGCGTAGACCAGCGATCGCAGTCCCAGCTCGCCCCCGTCGGCCGACTCGACATGCAGTTCGCTGTACAGGGTGTCGCCCTCGTACACCGGCCCGGTGTGATCGCACGACTGCCAGCCCAGCACGGTGCCCAGATTGGGCAGCAGCCTGTTGGCCTGCGCGAACGCCAGCCCGATGGTGTGGCCGCCATACACCAGCCGGCGCCCGCCGGAGCGTGAATCATGATGTGCGGCAGCGATATTCAGGGTAAGCCGGGCCAGCTCGGGTGCACTGCTGACGACGTCGCCGGTGCTGTGCAGCACCCTACCCGCCAGTGCGGTGTCGAAATGCGGCCCGGGCACTCGCTTTCGGAAGGCCTCACCGTTCCAGTGCGCCGCCGGCGCGACGGACGGGGGTGCCGCATCGGCGCCGATCGTCGTCATATCGTCGGCGGGCGCGTTATCGGGGTCGAAGTCCGGGCTCGCGGGCAACATGGCGCAGCGGTAGAAATCGAGCACCAATCGATCGGCCTGGTCGATCGTGGTCATCCGCAGCGCAGCAAGACCCGTCGGGGCCCGGCCGGGCTTGGCCGAGTTGGTGCGCAGCCCAACGACTTCGGTGCGAGTGTAGAGGGAGTCGCCGATGACCGGGAATCGGTGGAATGTCAGGCCGCGGTAGAACAGGTTCGCTTTGACCCGCGCAGTGACCAGCGTGCTCTGCCCGATGGCGACGTCGCAGACCAGCCCCGGGTGCGCCAGCGGTCCGGGCGCGCCAATCACCGCGACACACAGCTCGGCGTCCAGGGCCAGGCGCAGCCGGTCCCCGAGGATCGCCTGATGCGCGGCGGCCATGCCCGCCGACAGCGTCGCCACCGGTGCCCAGTCGAAGACCTGGCCCCTGGACAGATCGTCGAAGTACGGCCCGCCTTCGCGGATTCCCGCATACCCGTTACCCGTCACAACGCCTCATGCTGGCAGGCTGTCGAATCGGGGGTCAATGCAGGAGGGTTGTCGGAGTTGGACGACGAAGAAGACATGCTGGTCGCCACGGTGCGGGCGTTCATCGACCGTGAGGTCAAACCGACGGTCCGCGAGGTCGAGCACGCCAACGCCTACCCCGAGGCGTGGATCGAGCAGATGAAGCGGATCGGCATCTACGGCCTGGCCATCCCCGAGGAATACGGCGGCTCGCCGGTCTCGATGCCCGGGTATGTGCGGGTCACCCAGGAGCTGGCCCGCGGCTGGATGAGCCTGGCCGGCGCGATGGGCGGCCACACCGTGGTCGCCAAGCTGCTGGTGTTGTTCGGCACCGAGGAGCAGAAGCGGACCTACCTGCCGCGGATGGCCACCGGCCAGGTGCGGGCCACGATGGCACTGACCGAGCCCGGCGGCGGCTCCGACCTGCAGAACATGTCGACCACCGCGCTGCCCGACGGCTCCGGTGGCCTGCTGATCAACGGCGCCAAAACCTGGATCAGCAACGCGCGTCATTCCGGGCTGATCGCGTTGCTGTGCAAAACCGACCCGCAGGCCACACCGCGCCATAAGGGCATCTCGATCGTGCTTGTGGAGCAGGGGCCGGGTCTGACGATCTCCCGGGATCTACCCAAGCTCGGCTACAAGGGCGTCGAGTCGTGCGAGCTGTCCTTCGACAACTTCGCCGCTCCCACGTCCGCCGTCCTGGGAGACCTTATGGGCGAGGGCTTTTCGCAGATGATGAAGGGCCTCGAGACCGGGCGCATCCAAGTGGCGTCCCGCGCCCTGGGCGTGGCGACCGCGGCGCTCGAGGACGCGTTGGCGTATGCGCAGCAGCGGGAGAGCTTCGGCAAGCCGATCTGGAAACATCAGGCCGTCGGCAACTACCTGGCCGACATGGCCACCAAGCTCACCGCCGCCCGCCAGCTCACCCGGTACGCCGCGCAGCGTTACGACAGCGGCGAACGTTGCGACATGGAAGCCGGGATGGCAAAACTGTTCGCCTCCGAGATCGCGATGGAGATCGCGCTGAACGCGGTGCGCATCCACGGCGGCTACGGCTACTCCACCGAGTACGACGTCGAGCGCTACTTTCGCGACGCGCCCCTGATGATCGTCGGCGAGGGCACGAATGAGATCCAACGCAATGTGATAGCCGGCCAGCTGGTGGCCCGAGGCGGGATCTAAGCGGGGCTGCATCGGCGCTTGACCTCCGCTTGTGCGCTATATTTGCCTGACTTGCGCACCAGCAAACCGGCGCGGGAGTAAACCTATTGGACCGAAAGAAAGTCGGTTGCCATGAGTTATCCCCCAGGGCCGTACGAGGGCTCCCCCGAGTGGCAGGGCCAACCGCAGCAACCGGAGTGGCAAGGTCAGCCCCAGCAACCGGAGTGGCAGGGTCAGCCCCAGCAACCGGGCTGGCAGCAGCCACCACAACCGGGTTGGCCGGCCCAGCAGCCGGGCGCCTGGCCGGGCCAGCAGGAACCGGATAACTACCTCGTCTGGGCGATTCTGTGCACGGTGCTGTGCTGCCTGCCGTTCGGGATCATCTCGCTTGTCTACTCCAACAAGGTTTCCGGACTCTGGGCGCAGGGCCGGGTCGCCGAGGCGCAGGAAGCGTCCAGCAACGCCAAGAAGTGGGCGATCATC
The Mycobacterium sp. 050128 genome window above contains:
- a CDS encoding acyl-CoA dehydrogenase family protein, producing the protein MDDEEDMLVATVRAFIDREVKPTVREVEHANAYPEAWIEQMKRIGIYGLAIPEEYGGSPVSMPGYVRVTQELARGWMSLAGAMGGHTVVAKLLVLFGTEEQKRTYLPRMATGQVRATMALTEPGGGSDLQNMSTTALPDGSGGLLINGAKTWISNARHSGLIALLCKTDPQATPRHKGISIVLVEQGPGLTISRDLPKLGYKGVESCELSFDNFAAPTSAVLGDLMGEGFSQMMKGLETGRIQVASRALGVATAALEDALAYAQQRESFGKPIWKHQAVGNYLADMATKLTAARQLTRYAAQRYDSGERCDMEAGMAKLFASEIAMEIALNAVRIHGGYGYSTEYDVERYFRDAPLMIVGEGTNEIQRNVIAGQLVARGGI
- a CDS encoding molybdopterin-dependent oxidoreductase; amino-acid sequence: MSGLGDRLLIHFRSPLRGPWLTSVFGLVLLVALPIITITGLLSYIAYAPQFGQAIPADVGWLRLPLFVWPTRPSWLYRLTQGIHVGLGLVIIPVVLAKLWSVIPRLFAWPPARSAAALLERVSLVMLVGGILFEIVTGVLNIQYDYIFGFSFYDAHYFGAWVFITGFLMHIAIKLPRMVTGLRSLSLHDVLRTGRADTRLEPPDVDGLVATDPAEPTMSRRGALALVGSGVLLIAALTVGQTLGGASRGAALLLPRGRGRGDFPVNKTAVAAGISRESVGESWSLVLRGGLTPIALDRAALAGMPQTTARLPIACVEGWSTVQTWSGVRLAELARVAGVPAPRSARVISLQRGGAFGQATLQANQIGDPEALLALRVNGADLSLDHGYPARIIVPALPGVHNTKWVAAIEFEGS
- a CDS encoding CD225/dispanin family protein, coding for MSYPPGPYEGSPEWQGQPQQPEWQGQPQQPEWQGQPQQPGWQQPPQPGWPAQQPGAWPGQQEPDNYLVWAILCTVLCCLPFGIISLVYSNKVSGLWAQGRVAEAQEASSNAKKWAIIGAIAGGVTYAIVAILYIVIAVVAVSSIPSTTSTTFGGY
- a CDS encoding MaoC family dehydratase; the protein is MTGNGYAGIREGGPYFDDLSRGQVFDWAPVATLSAGMAAAHQAILGDRLRLALDAELCVAVIGAPGPLAHPGLVCDVAIGQSTLVTARVKANLFYRGLTFHRFPVIGDSLYTRTEVVGLRTNSAKPGRAPTGLAALRMTTIDQADRLVLDFYRCAMLPASPDFDPDNAPADDMTTIGADAAPPSVAPAAHWNGEAFRKRVPGPHFDTALAGRVLHSTGDVVSSAPELARLTLNIAAAHHDSRSGGRRLVYGGHTIGLAFAQANRLLPNLGTVLGWQSCDHTGPVYEGDTLYSELHVESADGGELGLRSLVYAVGDGAEQPERPVLDWRLRALHF
- a CDS encoding amidohydrolase family protein, with product MLIQRATLLDGTVTDIRVGARIEEMGDDLEFRSGETVLDAHGATVLPGLHDHHVHLRSAAAAMDSLMLGPPRVRTKDQLVQHLSLATPNADGWIRAIGYHESVAGELDRAALDAIVAGSPVRVQHRSGALWILNSVALHLLGMADHPDGRLRASDRWSDALQRQNSDLTELSRRLTAVGVTGVTDATPDLDADDMVSLLVAHRHGEFGPRPSFLAPGKKILHDDRLDLDALTEWIADHHAEGRPVAVHCVTTAQLVVTIAALRAAGSHRLDRIEHAAVVEDDNLADLADLSQSDGLTVVTQPNFVTERGDQYLAEIPAAEHATLWRVASLRKAKVRLALSTDMPFGRGDPWAAMRAAVHRTTPSGAVLGVDECVSATDALTMFLGSADQPSRPRVVDVGQPADLCVLAAQPTMVLAELDAELVAATIIGGAIAYPAD
- a CDS encoding alpha/beta hydrolase, whose amino-acid sequence is MPNSDVHPDLRRIARIAPRQMVSRRSLSTIRVLTKLRERRNPGASRHAEVITLGSGVGIRLFRPSGVAAPAPALLWIHGGGYVMGSPQQDDRVCHGFSTRLGITVAAVKYRLAPEHPYPTPLEDCYAALTWLAGLPAVERTRVAIGGASAGGGLAAALALLARDRGEVAPLFQLLAYPMLDDRSSLTAENPDHRLWNTHSNRFGWSAYLGDADPQVAVPARRGDLAGLAPAWIGVGTHDLFHDEDLAYADRLRAAGVPCEVETIPGAFHGFDLVAPKVQVSQRFFDSQCEALREALAAAR
- a CDS encoding CoA transferase, producing the protein MVQVSNAASRWGSSGLACLTGLPGGPPDFSRAEVLARAEQVATAVGGHLGITVDAATLLAGRAGLLGLSRGGRISAGGATRLLSARDGWCALTLSRPDDIAAVPALLEVDEVPADPWPTLQRWAATRLVSSIIERTSLLDMPAAGLGEAAEAPGRVERLGSTGAARGVAGLLVADLSSMWAGPLCGQLLARAGATVVKVESPQRPDGTRAGNREFFDWMNAEKLSYCLDFEGQADELRELLAVADIVIEGSRPAALARRGLGPDRLAPRAGRIWLRISGYDQNPGRSAFGDDAAVAGGLVGVGGDGPVFCGDAIADPLTGLQAAVAVAESLARGGGELIQLSMAGIAAGYAALPGTASASECPAPPPQPPPSHRRAAELGADNDAVRRIVSERRFLPC
- a CDS encoding class I SAM-dependent methyltransferase encodes the protein MLGHLYDRALAGEQCWIRHEDGEVRVLPAHRWLGARCSPNGGLVDALDEVFDEAVTQMCSGPTIELGCGPGRLVARLFERGIPALGIDRSATAIRLAGRVGAPALLGDVFEPLPGMGRWQTVLLVDGNVGLGGDPRRILARAAELLRRGGRCVAEFEADAIGIRARWVRLESACDVGPWFRWASVGVDSAAALAAQVGLTLTGVRLIGGRVIASLAAP